A single genomic interval of Metasolibacillus fluoroglycofenilyticus harbors:
- a CDS encoding ECF transporter S component, which yields MRKQNLKLRSTVTIAMLSSISFLLMMLDFPLPWFPVFLKIDFSDVPALIAAITMGPVAGIVVELIKNILDWLFKGAPTGVPVGHMANFVTGILFILPTYYFYKKFKTIPGLAVGLAVGTFVMSIGMSILNYFVFLPMYTYFLGWGSFDMYETIVLGILPFNIIKGIIILTVALLLFRTMKTWIDKQQSTYLSLK from the coding sequence ATGCGTAAGCAAAACTTGAAGTTACGTTCAACTGTAACAATCGCAATGCTAAGTAGCATCTCATTTTTATTAATGATGCTCGATTTTCCACTGCCGTGGTTTCCAGTATTTCTAAAAATTGATTTTAGCGATGTACCAGCGTTGATTGCAGCGATTACAATGGGACCAGTTGCTGGTATTGTAGTAGAATTGATTAAAAATATTTTAGATTGGCTGTTTAAAGGAGCCCCAACAGGTGTTCCAGTAGGACATATGGCGAATTTTGTAACAGGTATTTTATTCATTTTGCCAACTTATTATTTTTATAAAAAATTCAAGACGATTCCTGGCTTAGCAGTAGGTTTAGCAGTAGGAACGTTTGTGATGTCTATTGGTATGAGTATACTGAACTATTTTGTGTTTTTACCAATGTATACTTATTTCTTAGGCTGGGGCTCATTTGATATGTATGAGACAATTGTACTTGGTATTTTACCGTTCAATATTATTAAAGGGATTATTATATTAACTGTTGCGCTGCTCCTATTCCGCACGATGAAAACATGGATTGACAAGCAGCAGTCCACCTATTTATCATTAAAATAA
- a CDS encoding GNAT family N-acetyltransferase — translation MIRMLTANEQLPMDLLLLADPSEEIVIDYIKRGYCYVAERDGQIVGVYVLLPTRPHTVELVNVAVDEQWQGQGIGKQLVLHAIESAKMAQYKTIQLGTGNSSINQLALYQKCGFRIVGVDRDFFIQHYDEPIFENGIQCVDMMRLEIVL, via the coding sequence ATGATTCGAATGCTCACAGCAAATGAACAACTACCGATGGACTTGCTTTTATTAGCGGATCCATCAGAAGAAATTGTAATTGATTATATAAAACGTGGATACTGTTATGTGGCAGAGCGTGATGGACAAATAGTTGGTGTTTATGTGTTGCTACCAACAAGACCACATACCGTAGAGCTTGTCAATGTAGCAGTAGATGAACAATGGCAAGGGCAGGGAATAGGTAAGCAGCTTGTGCTACATGCGATTGAAAGTGCAAAAATGGCACAATATAAGACAATTCAGCTAGGCACAGGTAATTCTAGCATTAACCAGCTTGCGCTTTATCAAAAATGTGGCTTTCGCATAGTTGGCGTAGATCGCGATTTCTTTATCCAGCATTATGATGAGCCGATTTTTGAAAACGGAATTCAATGTGTAGACATGATGCGGTTAGAAATTGTACTTTAA